The nucleotide window CTGTATTGTAATACAGCAAAAGGAGAATACGGCAAAGGAAGTAAAAGCTCAAAAGTCAGACAGGAGGATCATTAGTGAGGATATAAATATAAACGAAATTGAAAAGATAAAGAAAGATCATTATACATTTCCGATGACAGTTCGCGGAAATGTAATTTGTTTTGTTTGCTTGCCCAAGGGACTTGAAACTATGAGCGATGAAAACCGGTTCCTCTTGGATTCGGTCGTCATGCAGATTACCATCGCTATGGAGCGTGAGCTTCTTACCAGTGAAAGGGAAACTGCAAGAGCTGAAGCCGAACGAGAAAGGTTTAAGAGTAATCTTCTTCGGGCCATTTCTCATGATTTAAGAACTCCGCTTGCTGGAATTGCAGGTGCTGCGGAAATGCTTCTTCAAAATTTGAAGGATGATGAAAATATCAAAATCACTATGGGAATATATGAGGATTCTTGCTGGCTTACACGTTTGGTTGAAAACATTTTAAGCTTGACGAGAATTCAGGAGGGTCGGCTGTCGCTTAACATTCGGCCTGAAGCCGTTGAAGAAATCGTTTCAGAGGCTATTGACCGGGTTTCAAAGTACGCTCCCGACCATAAAATTCGGGTTTCTGTTCCAAATGAGGTGCTGTTCATTCCCATGGATGGGAAGCTCATAGAACAAGTGCTCATAAATTTAGTCGATAACGCAATCAAGCATACGGCACCGTCAGACGAAATTAATGTATCGGTTTGGCTGGATGGTAAAAAGGCTTGGTTTGAAGTATCAGACAATGGAACGGGAATTAACAAGGACGATTTGCCGAAGATCTTTGATATGTTTTATGTTTCAAACAATTCCCGTGCAGACGCAAGGCAGGGGATCGGTCTTGGACTTGCTATATGCAAGTCTATTGTAAATTACCATGGTGGTGAAATATATGCAAAGAACAACAGTGCGGGTGGTGCGACATTCCGGTTTTATTTGAACGCATAGGAGGATTGAAATGGGGTTATTATTAGTCGTTGAGGATGATAAACAAATACGCAAATTTATAGATTTCTCGCTAAGATCACAGGAATACGATTGTGTTGAGGCATCGACAGGGAAAGATGCAATGAGCATTATCGCGACCCAGATATAGATATAGATGAAAAAGCCTTTAGAAAATTATCATCATCTTATGGAGGAATTTCCATAGAGGGTAATGGCACAGATATTGATTTGCTGATATTTGCAGGTGCCAAAAATGCTGATATTTTAGTTGCATCGACTAGCGACGATAATACCAATATTATGATAGCTCAAATTGCAAAACAGATTTTCAGGATAAATAGAGTGATTGCCCGAATATATGATTCCTCAAAGCAAATCGCTTATAATGGCATGGATATCGTGTCTATTTGTCCTGTAACGTTGTCGACAAATGAATTTAAAAGAATTGTTCTGTGCAAGGAGAGTGAGAAGATATGAAGATTCTTTTAGTTGGCGGTCATCGAAAAGTTAACTTTTTAACAAAATTTTTAAAGAGCAAGGGGCATAATATCACTGTCGTAAACGAAGATTGTGAGTTGTGTAAAATGCTTACAAATACATATGAAGTAATAAGCATCAATGGCGACGGGACCAAACCATATATACTGGAGGATGCAGGCATTTTGAAAATGGATACGGTTATTGCTTTAAGCAATATGGATTCTGCAAATTTGATCGTCTGCGAAATCGCCAAAAAGCAGTTTTATGTCAAAAACACGTTTGCAGTTGTAAACGATCCTGAAAATATGAGGGTGTTCAGGGAACTCGGCGTGAATAAATGCATCAGTGTTGCGCAGATACTTACAGACGCTATTGAACAA belongs to Clostridiales bacterium and includes:
- a CDS encoding ATP-binding protein; the encoded protein is MYKLITAKINSKKVVKDVAITLFLNSSTTLLSFLIQYIGLSEVNIVVIYILSVLITSRYTKGYAYGIAASLISMLSFNFFFTKPLYTFGVDDSTYIFTFIVMLLAAIFTSALTSKLIKLKELASKREKQAQILYNITSSLAKTGSVEEVAAVSAKCLLNLLECDIICIVIQQKENTAKEVKAQKSDRRIISEDININEIEKIKKDHYTFPMTVRGNVICFVCLPKGLETMSDENRFLLDSVVMQITIAMERELLTSERETARAEAERERFKSNLLRAISHDLRTPLAGIAGAAEMLLQNLKDDENIKITMGIYEDSCWLTRLVENILSLTRIQEGRLSLNIRPEAVEEIVSEAIDRVSKYAPDHKIRVSVPNEVLFIPMDGKLIEQVLINLVDNAIKHTAPSDEINVSVWLDGKKAWFEVSDNGTGINKDDLPKIFDMFYVSNNSRADARQGIGLGLAICKSIVNYHGGEIYAKNNSAGGATFRFYLNA
- a CDS encoding NAD-binding protein, with amino-acid sequence MEGNGTDIDLLIFAGAKNADILVASTSDDNTNIMIAQIAKQIFRINRVIARIYDSSKQIAYNGMDIVSICPVTLSTNEFKRIVLCKESEKI
- a CDS encoding TrkA family potassium uptake protein, which codes for MKILLVGGHRKVNFLTKFLKSKGHNITVVNEDCELCKMLTNTYEVISINGDGTKPYILEDAGILKMDTVIALSNMDSANLIVCEIAKKQFYVKNTFAVVNDPENMRVFRELGVNKCISVAQILTDAIEQEAIMENLKSYLPMENGKIVICEVELDDKSPVLNKKLWEIGLPKDSIIGCIIKAEQTIIPQGNTGLKAGDRVILLSSPDSMYKINLLLSGGKARAY